The following proteins are encoded in a genomic region of Takifugu flavidus isolate HTHZ2018 chromosome 3, ASM371156v2, whole genome shotgun sequence:
- the rap1gds1 gene encoding rap1 GTPase-GDP dissociation stimulator 1 isoform X2 has protein sequence MENLSEALEKLKLASADGAAASADGCLDSLLKALGNNNTETSMKIQETGVLPLLPGLLQPQSSCSTRVANIIAEVAKNEFMRSPCVEAGLIPPLIQLLSSTDQEILLQTGRALGNICYDSHSLQAQLINMDIIPTLVKLLGIHSHNTALTEMCLIAFGNLAELESSKEQFASTNIAEELVRLFQKQTEHEKKEMIFEVLAPLAENDVIKLQLVEAGLVECLLDVVAKTVDGEREEDVTQLKTASDLMVLLLLGDESMQKLFEGGKGSVFQRVLSWIPSHNHQLQLAGALAIANFARNDGNCIHMVDTGIVQKLLELLDRHVEEGNVTVQHAALSALRNLAIPVVNKSKMLSAGVADVVLKFLQSEMPPVQFKLLGTLRMLIDTQAEAAEQLGTNGKLVERLVEWCEAKDHAGVMGESNRLLSALIRHSKSKEVVRTVIQGGGVKHLVTMATSEHMIMQNEALVALGLIAGLDLVSAEKDFVGANLVSVLHKLLSDEKSAPEIKYNSMILICAVMGSEPLHKEVQSLAFIDVVSKLRAHDNKTVSHQASLTEQRLTAQS, from the exons ATGG AGAACCTGAGCGAGGccctggagaagctgaagctggcGTCCGCGGACGGAGCCGCCGCCTCGGCGGACGGCTGCCTGGACAGCCTGCTGAAGGCGCTCGGCAACAACA ACACCGAGACCAGTATGAAGATCCAGGAGACGGGGGTGCTTCCTCTGCTTCCCGGTCTGTTGCAGCCCCagtccagctgctccaccagggtGGCCAACATCATCGCCGAGGTGGCCAAAAACG AGTTCATGCGGAGCCCCTGCGTGGAGGCCGgcctcatccctcctctcatccAGCTGCTCAGCTCCACGGACCAGGAGATCCTTCTGCAGACGGGCCGAGCTTTGGGCAACATCTGCTACGACAGCC ATTCCCTCCAAGCCCAGCTGATCAATATGGACATCATTCCGActctggtgaagctgctggggATCCATTCCCACAACACGGCCCTGACGGAGATGTGTCTGATCGCCTTTGGAAATCTGGCTGAGCTCG AGTCCAGCAAAGAGCAGTTTGCCTCCACCAACATAGCAGAGGAGCTGGTGCGTCTCTTCCAGAAACAGACGGAGCACGAGAAGAAGGAAATGATCTTTGAGGTTCTGGCGCCACTGGCAGAAAACG ATGTGATAAAGCTGCAGCTTGTGGAGGCAGGCCTGGTGGAGTGTCTCCTGGACGTGGTGGCCAAGACCGtggatggagaaagagaggaagacgTCACGCAGCTGAAGACCGCCTCTGATCTGATGGTTCTCCTGTTGCTGGGAG ATGAGTCAATGCAGAAGCTGTTTGAAGGAGGAAAAGGCAGCGTTTTCCAGAGGGTCCTGTCCTGGATACCATCCCAtaaccaccagctgcagctcGCCGGGGCTTTAGCTATTGCTAATTTTGCTCGCAATG ATGGGAACTGCATCCACATGGTGGACACCGGAATTGTGCAAAagcttctggagctgctggaccggCACGTTGAGGAGGGCAACGTCACCGTTCAGCACGCAGCTCTGAGCGCCCTGAGGAACCTGGCCATCCCCG TGGTGAACAAATCCAAGATGCTGTCAGCTGGAGTAGCAGACGTGGTTCTGAAGTTCCTGCAGTCAGAGATGCCTCCTGTCCAGTTTAAGCTCCTGGGAACGTTACGAATGCTCATCGATACGCAAG CTGAAGCCGCAGAGCAGCTGGGAACCAACGGGAAGCTGGTGGAGAGGCTGGTGGAGTGGTGCGAGGCCAAAGATCACGCGGgagtgatgggggagtccaacAGGCTGTTGTCGGCCCTCATTCGCCACAGCAAGTCCAAG GAGGTCGTCAGGACGGTCATCCAGGGAGGAGGTGTCAAGCACctcgttaccatggcaaccagcgAACACATGATTATGCAGAACGAAGCGCTGGTGGCTTTGGGCCTGATAGCAGGGCTGGACTTGG TGTCGGCCGAGAAGGACTTTGTCGGAGCCAACCTGGTGTCTGTTCTCCACAAGCTGCTCTCAGATGAGAAGAGCGCGCCGGAGATCAAGTACAACTCCATGATCCTCATCTGCGCAGTCATGGGTTcag agccccTTCACAAAGAGGTCCAGAGCCTGGCCTTCATCGACGTGGTATCCAAGCTGAGGGCTCACGACAACAAAACAGTGTCGCACCAGGCGTCGCTCACAGAGCAGCGGTTGACTGCTCAGAGTTAA
- the rap1gds1 gene encoding rap1 GTPase-GDP dissociation stimulator 1 isoform X1 yields MENLSEALEKLKLASADGAAASADGCLDSLLKALGNNNTETSMKIQETGVLPLLPGLLQPQSSCSTRVANIIAEVAKNEFMRSPCVEAGLIPPLIQLLSSTDQEILLQTGRALGNICYDSHEGRNAVDLAGGAQIVAEHIKSLSQNPEPGNEKLLTVFCGMLMNYSSDNDSLQAQLINMDIIPTLVKLLGIHSHNTALTEMCLIAFGNLAELESSKEQFASTNIAEELVRLFQKQTEHEKKEMIFEVLAPLAENDVIKLQLVEAGLVECLLDVVAKTVDGEREEDVTQLKTASDLMVLLLLGDESMQKLFEGGKGSVFQRVLSWIPSHNHQLQLAGALAIANFARNDGNCIHMVDTGIVQKLLELLDRHVEEGNVTVQHAALSALRNLAIPVVNKSKMLSAGVADVVLKFLQSEMPPVQFKLLGTLRMLIDTQAEAAEQLGTNGKLVERLVEWCEAKDHAGVMGESNRLLSALIRHSKSKEVVRTVIQGGGVKHLVTMATSEHMIMQNEALVALGLIAGLDLVSAEKDFVGANLVSVLHKLLSDEKSAPEIKYNSMILICAVMGSEPLHKEVQSLAFIDVVSKLRAHDNKTVSHQASLTEQRLTAQS; encoded by the exons ATGG AGAACCTGAGCGAGGccctggagaagctgaagctggcGTCCGCGGACGGAGCCGCCGCCTCGGCGGACGGCTGCCTGGACAGCCTGCTGAAGGCGCTCGGCAACAACA ACACCGAGACCAGTATGAAGATCCAGGAGACGGGGGTGCTTCCTCTGCTTCCCGGTCTGTTGCAGCCCCagtccagctgctccaccagggtGGCCAACATCATCGCCGAGGTGGCCAAAAACG AGTTCATGCGGAGCCCCTGCGTGGAGGCCGgcctcatccctcctctcatccAGCTGCTCAGCTCCACGGACCAGGAGATCCTTCTGCAGACGGGCCGAGCTTTGGGCAACATCTGCTACGACAGCC ATGAGGGCAGGAACGCAGTTGACCTGGCAGGAGGGGCTCAGATAGTAGCTGAACACATTAAATCCCTCTCCCAAAATCCCGAGCCGGGAAATGAGAAGCTCTTGACTGTCTTTTGTGGCATGCTGatgaactatagcagtgataaTG ATTCCCTCCAAGCCCAGCTGATCAATATGGACATCATTCCGActctggtgaagctgctggggATCCATTCCCACAACACGGCCCTGACGGAGATGTGTCTGATCGCCTTTGGAAATCTGGCTGAGCTCG AGTCCAGCAAAGAGCAGTTTGCCTCCACCAACATAGCAGAGGAGCTGGTGCGTCTCTTCCAGAAACAGACGGAGCACGAGAAGAAGGAAATGATCTTTGAGGTTCTGGCGCCACTGGCAGAAAACG ATGTGATAAAGCTGCAGCTTGTGGAGGCAGGCCTGGTGGAGTGTCTCCTGGACGTGGTGGCCAAGACCGtggatggagaaagagaggaagacgTCACGCAGCTGAAGACCGCCTCTGATCTGATGGTTCTCCTGTTGCTGGGAG ATGAGTCAATGCAGAAGCTGTTTGAAGGAGGAAAAGGCAGCGTTTTCCAGAGGGTCCTGTCCTGGATACCATCCCAtaaccaccagctgcagctcGCCGGGGCTTTAGCTATTGCTAATTTTGCTCGCAATG ATGGGAACTGCATCCACATGGTGGACACCGGAATTGTGCAAAagcttctggagctgctggaccggCACGTTGAGGAGGGCAACGTCACCGTTCAGCACGCAGCTCTGAGCGCCCTGAGGAACCTGGCCATCCCCG TGGTGAACAAATCCAAGATGCTGTCAGCTGGAGTAGCAGACGTGGTTCTGAAGTTCCTGCAGTCAGAGATGCCTCCTGTCCAGTTTAAGCTCCTGGGAACGTTACGAATGCTCATCGATACGCAAG CTGAAGCCGCAGAGCAGCTGGGAACCAACGGGAAGCTGGTGGAGAGGCTGGTGGAGTGGTGCGAGGCCAAAGATCACGCGGgagtgatgggggagtccaacAGGCTGTTGTCGGCCCTCATTCGCCACAGCAAGTCCAAG GAGGTCGTCAGGACGGTCATCCAGGGAGGAGGTGTCAAGCACctcgttaccatggcaaccagcgAACACATGATTATGCAGAACGAAGCGCTGGTGGCTTTGGGCCTGATAGCAGGGCTGGACTTGG TGTCGGCCGAGAAGGACTTTGTCGGAGCCAACCTGGTGTCTGTTCTCCACAAGCTGCTCTCAGATGAGAAGAGCGCGCCGGAGATCAAGTACAACTCCATGATCCTCATCTGCGCAGTCATGGGTTcag agccccTTCACAAAGAGGTCCAGAGCCTGGCCTTCATCGACGTGGTATCCAAGCTGAGGGCTCACGACAACAAAACAGTGTCGCACCAGGCGTCGCTCACAGAGCAGCGGTTGACTGCTCAGAGTTAA
- the tspan5a gene encoding tetraspanin-5a isoform X2, giving the protein MSGNHYKGHEVSCCIKYFIFGFNILFWLLGMALVGIGLWAWSEKGVLSNISSITDLGGLDPVWLFMVVGGVMFILGFAGCIGALRENTFLLKFFSVFLGIIFFLELTTGVLAFVFKDWIKDQLNLFINNNIRAYRDDIDLQNLIDFTQEYWECCGAFGADDWNLNIYFNCTDGNPSREKCGVPFSCCTKDPAEDVINTQCGYDVRAKPDSEQKDSINVKGCVPQFEKWLQDNLTLVAGIFIGVALLQIFGICLAQNLVSDIEAVQASCFFT; this is encoded by the exons ATGTCGGGGAACCATTACAAAGGCCACGAAGTCAGCTGCTGCATCAAATACTTCATCTTCGGATTCAACATCCTGTTCTGG CTCCTGGGCATGGCCCTCGTTGGAATCGGTCTGTGGGCCTGGAGTGAGAAG GGAGTCCTGTCCAACATCTCGTCCATCACGGACCTGGGCGGTTTGGACCCAGTCTGGCTCTTTATGGTGGTCGGAGGGGTCATGTTCATCCTGGGCTTCGCAGGATGCATCGGGGCGCTGCGTGAAAACACGTTCCTGCTCAAGTTT ttttctgTGTTCCTGGGGATCATCTTCTTCCTGGAGCTGACCACAGGCGTGCTGGCCTTTGTCTTTAAGGACTGGATCAAGGACCAGCTCAACCtgttcatcaacaacaacatccGCGCGTACCGGGACGACATTGATCTGCAGAACCTCATCGACTTCACTCAAGAATAC TGGGAATGTTGTGGAGCGTTTGGAGCAGACGACTGGAACCTGAACATCTATTTTAACTGCACCGATGGGAATCCCAGCCGGGAGAAATGTGGCGTTCCATTCTCCTGCTGCACCAAGGACCCAGCT GAGGATGTGATCAACACACAGTGTGGATATGATGTTCGTGCTAAACCA GACTCCGAGCAGAAGGACTCCATCAACGTGAAGGGCTGCGTGCCGCAGTTTGAGAAGTGGCTGCAGGACAACCTGACCCTGGTGGCTGGCATCTTCATCGGAGTGGCGCTGCTGCAG ATTTTTGGGATTTGTCTGGCGCAGAACTTAGTGAGCGACATCGAGGCCGTGCAGGCGAGCTG CTTCTTCACCTAA
- the LOC130522388 gene encoding uncharacterized protein LOC130522388, giving the protein MVNLEVVTLVLLLSSCSSSQVSERRIDANDDQDPNKTILEMLHIERVSASHQQARPHPYMRRIYQSLHSLDFGGADGTLVQSFRSILSPPDAPAGWIWFNVSSLQPSMLAAELVLFRKTLHPRPVSVTVTLHGVTAPEAARRDSPALEERLLKLEQRPASGYDVFDVSPLLARRPLEAVGFQLQYTDESGSLVLHEALTQSLYALTRGLQTEPLLVLYQRHRHNLELDSLGLQ; this is encoded by the exons ATGGTGAACCTGGAGGTGGTGACCttagttctgctgctgtcttcctgcagcagctcacagGTCTCAGAGCGGCGTATAGATGCCAACGATGACCAGGACCCCAATaaaaccatcctggagatgctgCACATTGAAAGAGTCTCTGCGAGCCATCAGCAGGCACGGCCCCACCCCTACATGAGGAGGATCTACCAGAGCTTGCACTCACTGGACTTCGGTGGTGCAGACGGAACGCTGGTGCAGAGCTTTCGCAGCATTCTCA GCCCTCCTGACGCTCCTGCGGGATGGATCTGGTTCAACgtgagcagcctgcagccctCCATGCTGGCCGCAGAGCTGGTTCTCTTCAGGAAAACGCTACATCCGCGGCCCGTCAGCGTGACAGTCACCCTGCACGGAGTCACAGCTCCCGAGGCGGCTCGCCGCGACAGCCCCGCCCTGGAGGAGAGGCTGCTGAAGCTGGAGCAGCGTCCCGCATCCGGATacgacgtttttgacgtgtcaCCCCTGCTAGCTCGCAGGCCTCTGGAGGCGGTGGGCTTTCAGCTGCAGTACACAGATGAGAGCGGGAGCCTGGTCCTCCATGAGGCCCTCACTCAGAGTCTCTACGCTCTGACCCGAGGCCTGCAGACCGAACCCCTGCTGGTGCTTTACCAGAGGCACCGCCACAACCTGGAACTGGACAGCCTGGGACTGCAGTGA
- the tspan5a gene encoding tetraspanin-5a isoform X1, whose translation MSGNHYKGHEVSCCIKYFIFGFNILFWLLGMALVGIGLWAWSEKGVLSNISSITDLGGLDPVWLFMVVGGVMFILGFAGCIGALRENTFLLKFFSVFLGIIFFLELTTGVLAFVFKDWIKDQLNLFINNNIRAYRDDIDLQNLIDFTQEYWECCGAFGADDWNLNIYFNCTDGNPSREKCGVPFSCCTKDPAEDVINTQCGYDVRAKPDSEQKDSINVKGCVPQFEKWLQDNLTLVAGIFIGVALLQVLCQSLKAAVQVPPLTLAPLCSRLQIFGICLAQNLVSDIEAVQASW comes from the exons ATGTCGGGGAACCATTACAAAGGCCACGAAGTCAGCTGCTGCATCAAATACTTCATCTTCGGATTCAACATCCTGTTCTGG CTCCTGGGCATGGCCCTCGTTGGAATCGGTCTGTGGGCCTGGAGTGAGAAG GGAGTCCTGTCCAACATCTCGTCCATCACGGACCTGGGCGGTTTGGACCCAGTCTGGCTCTTTATGGTGGTCGGAGGGGTCATGTTCATCCTGGGCTTCGCAGGATGCATCGGGGCGCTGCGTGAAAACACGTTCCTGCTCAAGTTT ttttctgTGTTCCTGGGGATCATCTTCTTCCTGGAGCTGACCACAGGCGTGCTGGCCTTTGTCTTTAAGGACTGGATCAAGGACCAGCTCAACCtgttcatcaacaacaacatccGCGCGTACCGGGACGACATTGATCTGCAGAACCTCATCGACTTCACTCAAGAATAC TGGGAATGTTGTGGAGCGTTTGGAGCAGACGACTGGAACCTGAACATCTATTTTAACTGCACCGATGGGAATCCCAGCCGGGAGAAATGTGGCGTTCCATTCTCCTGCTGCACCAAGGACCCAGCT GAGGATGTGATCAACACACAGTGTGGATATGATGTTCGTGCTAAACCA GACTCCGAGCAGAAGGACTCCATCAACGTGAAGGGCTGCGTGCCGCAGTTTGAGAAGTGGCTGCAGGACAACCTGACCCTGGTGGCTGGCATCTTCATCGGAGTGGCGCTGCTGCAGGTACTGTGTCAGAGCCTAAAGGCAGCGGTCCAGGTCCCTCCTCTAACGTTGGCTCCTCTTTGCTCTCGTCTGCAGATTTTTGGGATTTGTCTGGCGCAGAACTTAGTGAGCGACATCGAGGCCGTGCAGGCGAGCTGGTGA